The following DNA comes from Ornithobacterium rhinotracheale DSM 15997.
TTTCCCGATAGATGATCATGGCAGAGCGAGAGCACGCAGCGAGGCGTTTTTGCCTTTTCCACAATTGATTGAAAAAGTAGCTTCTCTCCTATCTCCCAAGGGTGTTTTTGCTGTGATTATTCCGTATGAATATGAAACGCAGTTTTTAGAAGAATCGGCTAAAAATGGAATCTTTCCGCAAGAGATTTTGCGTGTGCGTGGCAATGCACAATCCAAAATCAAGCGTTCGTGTTTGGCATTGACTTCTCATCCTGAAAATTTAACCCAAAAAAAAATTTTCATCGAAAAAGCTCGACATGTTTATAACGAAGATTATATTTCGATCGTGAAAGATTTTTATTTAAAAATGTGATTTCGGTAGATTTTTTAAAATATTGAAATCTTTAATCAGAAAAAATCCCTTAAATTATGATTTTTAGCTTTGGCTAAATTCTATTTAATGTAAAAAGCCGTTTCGCAATCGTGAAACGGCTTATTTTTTAATGATTAAAAGAAAAAATGCTTAAAAATCGATTTTCTTCAATTATTTTAATTCTCGGTATGTTCAGCTATTAAAAAATGATTTAATGCTTTTAAACTTAAAATATGAGAGTTAAAAATTTAATTATTTTAAATTTAATTGCTAAAAATATTAAGAATGTAGGAATTTCTCAATATCTCTGTTTTTCCCGTACACCACGATGATGTCTCCCATGTGGAGCACTGTGTTGTTTTGTGCCACGCCATACACTTCTTTGTTCATTCTATGTCCACCAAGTGGCGAGTTGATTTCTCGTTCCTTGGCAGTGGTTAGAGCTACGAGGTTGTAATTATTTCGGAAATCGACTTCGGCAATGGTTTTTCCGTCGTATTTTTTAGGCACACGCACCTCGGTGATACTGTATTCTCGGTTAAGTTCAAAAGTTTCTTCGAGGTGTTTGTTGCTTAATTTTTTAGACCATTTACGCGCAGATTCTTTTTCTGGGCGAATGATGGTTTCTACTCCAATGGCGTGTAATACAGTTTCGTGCACGCTGGAGATGGCACGCCCTATGATTTTTTTGGCACCCAATGTTTTAAGGTTGGCAGCACACATGATACTGGCACCGTGCTCCTCCCCGATGGCTACTACAATCATGTCGGTATCCTTGATAGGAAGCCCGCCCAGTGTGTGCAAATCGGTGGCATCCATACAAATGGTGTGGGTGATTTTGTCTTTATAAAAATCTACTTTTTCCATGCGATTGTCGATGGCGATTACCTCGTGCCCCATATTGGTGAGATATTGCGCGAGCGATGCGCCAAATCCTCCGAGTCCGATCACTATGTATTTCATATAAAGATGTTTTTTTAGTATTAAATAAATTAAATATTAGTTGATTAAAATATCCTCGGTTGGGTATTTATAACCTTTGTATTTTTCTTTTTTAAGTAATGCAATCAAGATGGAAAGCATACTCACACGCCCGATGAACATTACGCAAATTATCACTACTTTTGAAACGCTTGAAAGTGAATCTGTTATTCCTAAGCTTAATCCTACGGTGCTGTAAGCCGAGAAACATTCAAATGCGATGGATAGTAAGCCCTTGTCGTGCTCTACACTTTCTATAATGGCAATGGCTACGCCGATTACGAATAGGGATAGCACAATGGTTGCAAATGCTCTTTTAATTGAGGTTTGAGAGATTTCTCTACGGAAAGCTTCTACTCTATCTTTACCTTTAGCTAGACTCATAAAATTAAGGATTGAAACGGCAAAAGTGCTGGTTTTGATACCACCTCCTGTGGATCCTGGCGAAGCTCCTACCCACATGAGCAAGAAATAAACCATTAAGGTAGGGAAAGATAAATTTGCCATATCTACCGTGTTGAATCCCGCAGTACGCGGTGTTACGGAACCAAAGATGGATTCAACGATTTTTCCTTTTAAATCATAATTGCTTAAAGTGTAATCGTACTCAAAGATAAAGAATGATATAAAACCTAGAAAGAATAATGCAAATGTGGTAGTAAGCGTAATTCTGGCATTGATGCTGATGAGCCAAGGTTTATACTGAATTCTATCTCTTCGTAAAATTTTGCGGTATAAATTTGAGATTTTGTAGACAAAATATTTATAAACATTGTACACAATTGGGAAACCTAAACCTCCAAATGTGATGAGCAATGCTATAATTAAATGCAAATCATAATCATGTTGCACACTCGCTGAATAAAGCCCATCTGGCAGGGTAGAAAATCCTGCATTGCAGAACGCCGAAATGGAATGGAACATGGAAAAGAAAATTGCATTTTCGTCCAAATCATTAAAACTTGTAGCAAAATAAATAAGGATTGCACCTATAAATTCAATGATTAAAGTAATGAGAACGATTCGTCTTAAGGTAGAAAATACATCGCTCAGGTTGTCGCTATTGGTAAATTCACTGAGTGTAAGGTGATTGCTATATGAGCTAGAACCTCTAAAAAAGTATGAGAAATAACTCGCAAAAGTCATGATTCCTAAACCCCCAATTTGGATTAAAACTAGTATAATTCCTTGCCCAAAATGTGTAAGCCCTGAGCTTATATCCATCACGCTTAGCCCCGTAACACACACGGCACTGGTAGACATAAAAAGTGCATCGAGATAGCTAAGTTCTACATTACTGGCTTGTGGCAACATCAATAAAAATGAACCAAAAAGAATGATAATCAATAAACTAAATAAGAATAGCCTTGCAGGGTTGATTACATTTTTACCATAATTGATGTGCATTGCCGAAACTTCCCGCACAAAGACAAAGAATATGGCAAATGCCCACATGGATTTATGGATCACCATGGAGCGATATAGGACATAGAAAAAGAAAATAACGCTCAGTAAATCAAAAATCTTAACCGTGAGAAAATACTTCTTATCTGTATAAGTATGCTTTAAAATAATTGAAAAAGCACCAAAAAATACAGCCAGTTTATAAATATAATCTGCCCAGTGGTAATACTCATGGCTATGCTTAAAACCTAAATCATATATAAAAATAAGAACCGAGAGTACACTTAAATAAAAAGTGAGTTTGTATATATACTTTTTGCTCTTATTAAAAAACTCGTTAATGATTTTTATGAATTTCATTCCTTGCTTTGATACTGAATATTATTCTTGGCAAAAGTACAATATTTAAATTGAATGCCATGATATTATATACTTTGAAATTTTATTTAATAGCTAAATAAAGATACGAGTAATTATTGTTTATAATTATTTAATTTAAGATTTTTTTTAGAAAATGGTAAAAATACTAATTTTGCACCATGTTTTAAGAATAAAAACCATTTAAATAACTAGAAATCATGAGAAATGAATTGGAGCCAAATGTTGCAAAAAAATCCAAATTTGGCAGTTTGTATTTCAAGTATCGCAAATTTATTTTAAAACTTAGTCCGCAACGCCATCTCATTTTTGGATTTGCATTATACACCTTTATAGGATGGATGTTGCTCTCTATACCCTATTTGCACAGGCAGCCCACGAGCATGCTCGATAATTTGTTCACCACCACATCTGCCATTTCCACAACGGGATTGGTTACTGTGAGCTTGTCTGATACTTATAATGCCATAGGATTAACGGTGATTGCACTTTTGGTACAAATCGGAGGTATCGGGTACATGACGATGGGATCCTTTTTAGTAATGTCCCGAAAAAATAAAATGAGTAATCACCAAGTGAGGATACTCACCACGGAATTTTCGTTGCCAGAAGGTTTAGAAATTAAGGATTTTATCCGTTCCATTATTGTGTTTACACTTGTTGCCGAAACCTTAGGAGCCATTGCATTGTACTTTATTTTTGTAGATGCCAATGTGCCGCCGAGTTTTGCCATTTGGAGTAGTATATTTCACTCCATTTCGGCATTTTGTACCGCAGGAGTAGGATTATACAACGATAGTTTAGAAAGCTTTGCTAGCAATATTCCTTTAAATATTGTAATTTCTGTTTTGTCATTGCTAGGTTCGCTAGGTTTTATTGTAGTAACCGATATTTGGAGCAGATTTAGCGGAAAAACAAATAAAATCAGTTTTACGACCAAAGTAATTGTTTTAATCCTAAGCATTTTGCTCATTGCGGGGACTCTAATGTTTTATTTCAAAGAGCCAGCGACAAGATTTAACAACGAAAATCGATTTATCACCTCATTTTTCCAATCCATGTCTGCTTTAACCACGGCAGGATTTAATACTATACCTATCTCAAATTTATCCTTGCCTTTATTGCTATTTACTATCTTTTTGATGTATATCGGAGCATCTCCATCGGGTACTGCGGGTGGATTGAAGACTACGACGCTCACCGCTATCATTGCCATTATGTGGAGCCGATTGCGTGGAGATAAGCGTGTAACATTTATGGGAAAATTAATCCCGATAGATAGATTATATGCAGCTACCACAGCTTTTATTTTCTATACCGCGATGATATTTTTTGTCACCTTTTTATTGTCCTTTACAGAGAAATTCTCTTTTTCGGCAATTTTATTTGAAGCGGCATCTGCTTTAGGCACCGTGGGGCTAAGTACTGGTATCACGGGAGATTTATCTTCTTGGGGTAAATTATTGATAATTATTACTATGTTCATAGGTCGTTTAGGTGTGATTACCTTTGGAATTTCGATTTTAGCACGCAAAAAACAACTTACGATTTACAATGAAACAGAAGATTTAGCGGTATAAAATACACTTACTTATTAAATACTTTTAATTATTAAAATCTACTTTCCTTGAAGGTAGATTTTTTTATGAACGAATTTTAGCAATTTTCGGCGAAAAAATAATAACTAAATCTTTGTTTTTTAACAATTTATTCCTTTATATTTACATAAAAATTAAAAGTTATGATTCAATTTTTTTCCGAAACAGAAGATTTTACTTTAGAAGATTCACAAGTTTTTGCAGATTGGCTAAATGCTTGTGCCGAGAGACATGGTTATGAGATAGAAGATATCAATTATATATTTTGTGATGATGAGTATCTTTTAGCAATTAACCAAAAACATTTAGACCACGATTATTATACAGATAT
Coding sequences within:
- a CDS encoding TrkH family potassium uptake protein; this encodes MRNELEPNVAKKSKFGSLYFKYRKFILKLSPQRHLIFGFALYTFIGWMLLSIPYLHRQPTSMLDNLFTTTSAISTTGLVTVSLSDTYNAIGLTVIALLVQIGGIGYMTMGSFLVMSRKNKMSNHQVRILTTEFSLPEGLEIKDFIRSIIVFTLVAETLGAIALYFIFVDANVPPSFAIWSSIFHSISAFCTAGVGLYNDSLESFASNIPLNIVISVLSLLGSLGFIVVTDIWSRFSGKTNKISFTTKVIVLILSILLIAGTLMFYFKEPATRFNNENRFITSFFQSMSALTTAGFNTIPISNLSLPLLLFTIFLMYIGASPSGTAGGLKTTTLTAIIAIMWSRLRGDKRVTFMGKLIPIDRLYAATTAFIFYTAMIFFVTFLLSFTEKFSFSAILFEAASALGTVGLSTGITGDLSSWGKLLIIITMFIGRLGVITFGISILARKKQLTIYNETEDLAV
- a CDS encoding potassium channel family protein, which gives rise to MKYIVIGLGGFGASLAQYLTNMGHEVIAIDNRMEKVDFYKDKITHTICMDATDLHTLGGLPIKDTDMIVVAIGEEHGASIMCAANLKTLGAKKIIGRAISSVHETVLHAIGVETIIRPEKESARKWSKKLSNKHLEETFELNREYSITEVRVPKKYDGKTIAEVDFRNNYNLVALTTAKEREINSPLGGHRMNKEVYGVAQNNTVLHMGDIIVVYGKNRDIEKFLHS
- a CDS encoding TrkH family potassium uptake protein translates to MKFIKIINEFFNKSKKYIYKLTFYLSVLSVLIFIYDLGFKHSHEYYHWADYIYKLAVFFGAFSIILKHTYTDKKYFLTVKIFDLLSVIFFFYVLYRSMVIHKSMWAFAIFFVFVREVSAMHINYGKNVINPARLFLFSLLIIILFGSFLLMLPQASNVELSYLDALFMSTSAVCVTGLSVMDISSGLTHFGQGIILVLIQIGGLGIMTFASYFSYFFRGSSSYSNHLTLSEFTNSDNLSDVFSTLRRIVLITLIIEFIGAILIYFATSFNDLDENAIFFSMFHSISAFCNAGFSTLPDGLYSASVQHDYDLHLIIALLITFGGLGFPIVYNVYKYFVYKISNLYRKILRRDRIQYKPWLISINARITLTTTFALFFLGFISFFIFEYDYTLSNYDLKGKIVESIFGSVTPRTAGFNTVDMANLSFPTLMVYFLLMWVGASPGSTGGGIKTSTFAVSILNFMSLAKGKDRVEAFRREISQTSIKRAFATIVLSLFVIGVAIAIIESVEHDKGLLSIAFECFSAYSTVGLSLGITDSLSSVSKVVIICVMFIGRVSMLSILIALLKKEKYKGYKYPTEDILIN
- a CDS encoding tRNA1(Val) (adenine(37)-N6)-methyltransferase, yielding MSKIFHFKQFAVEQEGAAAKIGTDAVLLGAWCPVLPSFQHCLDIGTGTGVIALMLAQRGAQAVDAIELDSEAYKTAKYNFEQSPWAERLNVYNGDFLDFSWDKKYDLVVSNPPFYQDSFPIDDHGRARARSEAFLPFPQLIEKVASLLSPKGVFAVIIPYEYETQFLEESAKNGIFPQEILRVRGNAQSKIKRSCLALTSHPENLTQKKIFIEKARHVYNEDYISIVKDFYLKM